A single region of the Gammaproteobacteria bacterium genome encodes:
- a CDS encoding ribosomal protein L16, protein NVEYWVAQVQPGRMLYEMEGVDEDIAREALRLAAAKLPISTTFVIRTVM, encoded by the coding sequence GTAACGTCGAGTACTGGGTCGCCCAGGTTCAGCCCGGTCGCATGCTCTACGAGATGGAAGGTGTTGATGAAGACATCGCGCGCGAGGCGTTGCGCCTGGCGGCGGCCAAGCTGCCGATCAGCACGACGTTTGTAATTCGCACCGTAATGTGA